One region of Juglans regia cultivar Chandler unplaced genomic scaffold, Walnut 2.0 Scaffold_675, whole genome shotgun sequence genomic DNA includes:
- the LOC108998381 gene encoding putative receptor protein kinase ZmPK1, with the protein MDLPVLFLLLSLSFSLPLSSSSLDTIHEGTSLSIEKSEDILISPDGVFSAGFYSVGDNAYCYAIWFNKQSRGKNQTVVWMANRDHPVNGRSSKLSLLKTGNLILSDAGKFTVWETNTHSLSPVNLSLNNIGNLVLQNMEGVTLWESFDFPTDTLLPQQLLTRNARLISSRSQTNYSSGFYQLFFDNDNTLRLLYDGLEVSSVYWPDPWLVSWDAGRSTYNSSRIAVLDTFGNFSSSDDFTFMAADYGPKLHRRLRIDYDGDVRLYSWDEEGQTWFVSWQAIQGPCKIYGICGANSLCGYIVGSDRNCSCLPGYKMKNLNDWSDGCEPEFHLSCNTNESGFLLLPRVEFFGYDYGFFPNYTFDECKNLCLQLCNCKAFQFTFSREDGFSKCYPKTMLLNGYRSPDFQGDLYLRLPENNFSSYTKYVQDFKLNCLSNGTVPLDRTYKRSQENGIVKFMLWFVCGVGGLEIICIFLVWCLLSRPQQASSVDKHGYLVAVIGFRRFAYVELKKATKDFNEEIGRGAGGIVYKGVLPDNRAVAIKRLNESDQGEGEFLAEVSIIGRINHMNLIEMSGYCAEGKRRLLVYEYMEHGSLAQNLSSHALDWKKRFDIAAGTAKGLAYLHEECLEWVLHCDVKPQNILLDSNYQPKVADFGLSKLQNRNLENASFSRIRGTRGYMAPEWVFNLPITSKVDVYSYGIVVLEMVTGKGPTKGVHAIDTGGETEPKRLVAWVREKRNEATAMASWVEEIVDPILKGSYEKGKMETLINVALQCVEEEKDARPSMSQVAEMLLRQENDSHNDDHGINL; encoded by the coding sequence ATGGATTTGCCGGTTTTGTTCCTTCTATTATCTTTGTCATTTTCTCTCCCACTCTCATCCTCAAGCCTGGATACCATTCATGAAGGCACATCCCTCTCAATTGAGAAATCGGAAGACATTCTGATATCACCTGATGGAGTTTTCTCTGCTGGCTTTTATTCCGTAGGTGATAATGCCTATTGCTATGCCATATGGTTCAATAAGCAATCCCGTGGCAAGAACCAGACTGTAGTCTGGATGGCAAACCGTGATCACCCCGTTAATGGAAGGAGCTCTaagctctctctcctcaaaactGGTAATCTTATCTTATCCGACGCTGGAAAGTTCACAGTTTGGGAAACAAACACTCACTCACTCTCCCCAGTAAACTTATCACTCAACAACATCGGAAATCTTGTCCTACAAAACATGGAAGGTGTTACTTTATGGGAAAGCTTTGATTTCCCAACAGACACCCTTCTTCCCCAGCAACTACTCACTAGAAACGCAAGGCTCATCTCCTCCAGAAGCCAGACCAACTATTCCTCTGGTTTTTACCAGCTCTTTTTCGATAACGACAACACCCTCCGCCTTCTATATGACGGTCTTGAGGTTTCCAGCGTATACTGGCCAGACCCGTGGCTCGTGAGCTGGGATGCTGGAAGGTCCACATACAACAGCAGTCGGATTGCAGTGCTTGATACGTTCGGGAACTTCAGTTCTTCTGATGATTTTACTTTCATGGCAGCCGACTATGGGCCGAAGCTTCACAGAAGACTGAGAATTGATTATGATGGTGATGTTCGATTGTACAGTTGGGACGAGGAGGGGCAGACGTGGTTTGTGTCTTGGCAAGCCATACAGGGACCTTGCAAGATTTATGGTATATGCGGGGCAAATAGCCTTTGCGGCTATATTGTTGGTTCTGATAGGAATTGTTCATGCCTCCCAGgatataagatgaaaaatctaaacGACTGGTCTGACGGGTGCGAACCAGAGTTTCATCTTTCTTGCAATACAAATGAGTCTGGCTTCCTGCTGTTACCCCGTGTTGAATTCTTTGGTTATGATTATGGGTTCTTCCCCAATTACAcatttgatgaatgtaagaatTTATGTTTGCAATTGTGCAACTGCAAAGCGTTCCAATTCACCTTCTCTCGAGAAGATGGTTTTTCAAAATGCTACCCCAAGACGATGTTGCTTAATGGATATCGTTCCCCAGATTTCCAAGGTGACCTCTATTTACGGCTACCTGAAAACAATTTCTCCTCCTACACAAAGTATGTACAAGATTTCAAACTCAATTGCTTGAGTAATGGCACGGTGCCACTAGACAGAACGTATAAGAGAAGCCAGGAAAATGGGATAGTAAAATTCATGCTCTGGTTTGTATGTGGAGTGGGAGGACTTGAAATCATCTGTATCTTTTTGGTGTGGTGTCTCTTGAGTAGACCCCAGCAGGCTTCTAGTGTAGACAAACACGGCTACCTTGTTGCTGTCATTGGGTTCAGAAGATTTGCTTATGTTGAGCTCAAGAAGGCAACAAAAGATTTTAATGAGGAGATTGGAAGAGGTGCAGGAGGAATTGTGTACAAAGGGGTATTGCCTGACAATCGAGCCGTAGCAATCAAGCGTCTCAATGAATCTGACCAAGGAGAAGGTGAATTTCTAGCTGAAGTAAGCATCATCGGGAGGATTAACCACATGAACTTAATTGAAATGTCCGGGTACTGTGCAGAGGGAAAGCGTAGGCTTTTGGTGTACGAGTACATGGAACATGGTAGTTTAGCCCAAAACCTCTCATCCCATGCACTTGATTGGAAGAAAAGGTTTGACATTGCCGCAGGCACAGCAAAAGGCCTAGCTTATCTGCATGAAGAGTGCTTGGAGTGGGTTTTACACTGTGATGTAAAGCCACAGAACATACTCCTAGACTCTAACTATCAACCAAAGGTGGCAGATTTTGGGTTGTCTAAGTTACAAAATAGAAACCTCGAGAATGCAAGCTTCTCAAGAATAAGAGGAACCCGAGGGTACATGGCTCCAGAGTGGGTTTTCAATCTTCCTATCACCTCCAAAGTGGATGTTTATAGCTACGGAATTGTTGTATTGGAGATGGTGACGGGAAAGGGACCAACAAAGGGTGTCCATGCTATAGATACTGGAGGCGAGACAGAACCCAAAAGGTTGGTTGCTTGGGTGAGGGAAAAAAGGAATGAAGCGACTGCAATGGCTTCCTGGGTTGAGGAGATCGTTGACCCAATACTGAAAGGCAGTTACGAAAAGGGTAAGATGGAAACTCTGATAAATGTTGCTTTGCAAtgtgtagaggaagagaaagacgCAAGACCCAGCATGAGCCAAGTAGCTGAGATGCTTTTACGCCAAGAAAATGATAGTCACAATGATGATCATGGTATTAATCTCTAA
- the LOC108998382 gene encoding protein FAR1-RELATED SEQUENCE 5-like, protein MEQNVENKDVVEEPRVGMSFSSVEEVRAYYTSYAKQVGFGVTKRSSKIGDDGKIRYFTLACVRQGTSMSTTSNILKPRPMEHNGCKAKINAILGSEGEFCLTHVVLEHNHTLSPGNARYIRCHKRLDESSKRRLEYNDMAGIQLSKNYSSCVAEAGGYENLTFGERDARNYIREVRLLRLGLGGAEALQNYFTRMQSQNDGFFYVMDVDEETRLRNVFWADALSRAAYESFGDVITFDMTYLTNAYKMPFAPFVGVNHHGQSILFGCGLISAEDTDTFVWLFESWLKCMNGHAPQAIITDQDKAMQNAIAKVFPKSRHRFCLWHIMKKVPEKFGAYSQYDDIKSQLHRCVYDTLSRDEFDKCWQQLLDSFDLHDHSWLEWLYSERHLWVPAYVRNDFWAGMSSTQRSEGMNAFFDDYINSKTTLKQFVDQYDNALRRKKENELTADFSSFHTQIPCITFYGIERQFQAVYTNEKFKEVQEELRGLIYCCTSMVQSEGGIFTYHVADQVQVMDGFRKSTKYVVEFNEEECEASCTCHLFAFKGILCRHAIRVMTLHDKEEVPAKYILDRWRKDLKRDYTLVRSSRDDLSYSPNAHRMNKLNKAFYEISSIAGTSDEGCAKLMTQLSKLKLEWVEGDKGSEKLKSPVAARSKGGPVSKRKQSSAEKAVNRLKARKTQRLSQKNRSRLDRTVVADVGSLSLPEHDFPRASTAQSAMVQPFFQLLDDVNSYATPTPISDHGSFCNPS, encoded by the exons ATGGAgcaaaatgttgaaaataaGGATGTTGTTGAAGAGCCAAGAGTAGGAATGTCATTTTCATCAGTTGAGGAAGTAAGGGCATACTACACGAGTTATGCAAAGCAAGTTGGGTTCGGAGTGACAAAGCGAAGTTCTAAAATCGGAGATGATGGGAAAATAAGGTATTTCACCCTTGCTTGTGTCCGTCAAGGTACGTCTATGAGCACAACGTCGAATATTCTCAAACCAAGGCCGATGGAACATAACGGGTGCAAGGCAAAGATCAATGCCATATTAGGTTCCGAAGGAGAGTTTTGTTTGACCCATGTTGTCCTTGAGCACAATCATACTCTCAGTCCTGGAAACGCAAGATATATTAGATGTCATAAGAGGTTGGATGAGTCGAGCAAGAGAAGATTAGAATACAATGATATGGCTGGCATTCAGTTGAGCAAGAACTACAGTTCTTGCGTCGCTGAGGCAGGAGGATATGAGAATCTCACATTTGGAGAAAGAGATGCACGTAATTACATACGTGAGGTGAGATTACTTCGGCTTGGGTTAGGAGGTGCCGAAGCACTACAAAACTACTTCACTCGTATGCAATCGCAAAATGATggtttcttttatgtcatggaTGTTGATGAAGAGACCAGATTGAGGAATGTGTTTTGGGCAGATGCCCTTAGTAGAGCTGCATATGAGTCATTCGGTGATGTAATAACTTTCGACATGACGTACTTGACCAATGCATACAAAATGCCATTTGCTCCTTTTGTGGGAGTTAATCATCATGGTCAATCAATTTTATTTGGATGTGGCCTGATTTCTGCAGAGGATACGGACACATTCGTTTGGTTATTTGAATCATGGCTTAAATGCATGAATGGCCACGCACCACAAGCCATAATAACAGACCAAGATAAAGCTATGCAAAATGCAATTGCAAAGGTGTTTCCGAAATCTCGACACCGATTTTGCTTGtggcatataatgaaaaaagttCCCGAAAAATTTGGAGCGTACAGTCAATACGATGATATTAAAAGTCAGCTGCACAG GTGTGTTTATGACACGTTGAGTCGTGATGAATTCGACAAGTGTTGGCAGCAACTTCTTGACAGTTTTGATCTGCATGATCATTCATGGCTTGAGTGGTTATATTCTGAGCGTCATCTATGGGTGCCAGCGTACGTTAGGAATGACTTTTGGGCAGGAATGTCATCTACTCAGAGAAGCGAGggtatgaatgcattttttgatgATTACATAAATTCAAAGACAACTTTAAAGCAGTTTGTAGATCAATATGATAATGCACTTAGACGCAAGAAAGAGAATGAACTTACAGCTGACTTTAGTTCATTCCACACACAAATTCCGTGCATTACTTTTTATGGCATTGAGAGGCAGTTTCAAGCAGTTTAtacaaatgaaaaatttaaagaagttcAAGAAGAGTTAAGAGGTTTGATTTATTGTTGCACGTCAATGGTTCAAAGTGAAGGAGGGATTTTTACATATCATGTGGCTGATCAAGTCCAAGTTATGGACGGGTTTagaaaaagtacaaaatatgTTGTTGAGTTTAACGAAGAAGAGTGCGAAGCTAGCTGCACATGTCATTTGTTTGCTTTTAAGGGCATTTTGTGTAGACATGCCATCCGTGTGATGACACTCCATGATAAGGAAGAGGTGCCTGCAAAATATATACTTGATAGGTGGAGGAAGGACCTGAAACGAGATTACACACTTGTCCGAAGTAGTCGCGATGATCTGAGTTATAGTCCAAATGCACACCGAATGAATAAATTGAACAAGGCTTTTTACGAGATTTCTTCAATTGCAGGCACCTCAGATGAAGGTTGTGCGAAGTTAATGACTCAATTAAGTAAGTTGAAGCTGGAGTGGGTTGAG GGTGACAAAGGgtctgaaaaattaaaaagtcctGTTGCTGCTCGCAGTAAAGGTGGGCCAGTTTCTAAGAGGAAACAATCATCAGCTGAGAAGGCAGTGAATCGGTTGAAAGCAAGAAAGACTCAAAGGCTAAGTCAG AAGAATAGGTCACGCCTAGATAGAACCGTTGTCGCAGATGTTGGCTCGCTTAGCTTGCCTGAGCATGATTTTCCTAGAGCCTCTACTGCTCAATCAGCTATG GTACAACCGTTTTTCCAACTCTTGGATGATGTTAACTCTTATGCTACTCCTACACCGATATCT GATCATGGCTCGTTTTGTAACCCCAGTTGA